acagagtgggaGGGGAGAAGGAgccttaaagacacaggagctcGAAGGAGACGTTTTAGTGTCATATAATCAGTATCAGTGGATCCAGAATCAAATCTAAACTCTGAATTAAGCAGAATTTGAccactttaaaaacagacatcacCAGCTCGACACAGGTGAACTTCGAGCTAAATGCTAATACTAGCATGCTAACAGGTGTAATGATGACCGTGTTAGTTTAGCACCTGCTAATTAGCAGTAAacttaaagctgctgctgtttgtttcctgaGTGGATTCAACTACAGCTCCTGAGCCTCTGGATGAGGAGTGGGTTCACGGTGTTTGTCTcagttaaatatttcaaatgaacaGAAGAAGGATCCTGTGtcattctgctgcttttatctttcattcttttttcagtttgtttcttttaaagatGAATCGTTTTAGTGAGCGGTTGTTAAAGACTAAGAACAAAAGTTGTTTCTCAATAATGTGATAAAATGATCTGAGATATAAACCCAATATTCATGAAATACTAACACCACaagtaaatgttctgcatgtATAATCAGAGAAACGCAGCTAAAGTACCAGAAGTAAAATGTGTATACGTCAATAGATCATTATCAAGTTTTATTTACTGATGATTGATTGTTCAGTTTGTAAAATACTCAAAATATTCAGCTCCTACCTAAATTCTAAATAAATGCAATATAATTATATCATACAAAAATATCATTTATAATAGTTCTGTATAGATTTAAAGTATATTGTTAATAATTATTAGTAGATAGTGGAGGAGAAAGTACAACATGTAAGAACAGAGAAGTAGTAGGAGTACAAGTATGtggcatgaaaataaaatagacaagTACATTTGTGTTACACCAACACTTCTCACGGTCTTCATCAGCGGATGAGTTCAGTTGTcatcacacatttcacacaaagGTCACACGAAACATTGAGTTACAGccaaacacagtttgtttctctctgtattttccaTATGGTTAAATAATGCTGATAGTGTATTAACAGTATTATAAGCAGACTCCTGCCTCTTGGTGCCTCGTTTCCACTCAATAATAGTAAATATACAGAGGATGTCATGTATCTGTGGCGCTCGTTAGTCACTTTATTGTTCATTCTTCATGCAGCTTTGCACTCGCTGTGTTTGAGCTACAGTCCGTAGTTTTACTGAAGTACACGTTCATACGATTGTCAGATGTTTCTCTCCACTTATTATCACTTGGTTGGATGGTTAAATCCAACCCACGGTGCAGTAATGAATGTAAAGTTATCGCATGATGTGGTGTGTGTTCCTGTAACATCAGCCTGTGTCTAGCTCACAAACAGGAGCAGCTCACACTTCTGAATATGACTCTCTGTTGACTAATTGGTTCTTTTCTAATAAATCGTGTCAGTCAGACGTCTGAAAGATGGACACAGTGTTGAATACAGTTCGAGGCTCGTGGCTTTAACAGTGTTTATAAAACTGATCAGTCAACAGAATATTAATCAGTAAGTTTCTGTTTAGACAGTAGTAGTTAACTCGTTATTTTTGGATATCAGACAAAATTAGAGGATTACAGATCTGTCATCTGTTGAGTTTTAAACAGACAATTTTCTTCAACATAATAATCAACcaattaatcaataattaaaacagTCGTTGGTTGCAGCACTTACCTTCTGTGCCAGCTGCAAAAATGGTGACCTCATAAATTAATGTCATAAATGGTATTTAAATATGGACAGATGATTTCACAGCTTGTAGCCTGTTCCATAGTAAAGTCTAGTGCATGAACGGGTCACTGAACGAGCCTAAATCAGGTCCAGGTCCGCGGGCCCTCGTCCTGATGTACATAACATCCAGAAAACACTAACTAAAACTGTCAGATGTATTTTAGTGGAGTTAAAAGTGcagtatttcatatttcatatataaGTAATGAAAGCGTAAACGTACTTGATAGCTTGAAGCTGAAGGTGCAGATGGTGATAAATCTCTGGGATCACAACTACAAGTCAAACTTTGACAAACCTTGTTTGTTTGAAACGTACAGTAATTAGAAACTGTCTCTGGCATTTTTCATTCCTATTGTGTTTTCACACTCAGTCTTTTCTCAGCACACTCCTTTCTGACAGATTTCCACTGTGGATGctgaacaaaatcaaaacacgGTTAAGATTAGTGTGGTGAGAACACAGGCTCTGTCTCACCAACAATAGATAACATGTCTTGAATAGAaagcagcagcaccacagtgACAGATCTGCAGCAGATGTTATTCAGCTCCACTTCAAAACTGCTTGTATTGAATCTTCAAAATTACTTTTGACATATAGAAAAAAGTCTGTTGTTTTCCACCAAATGGTCGAATGAGTCACATTAAAATCCAGAGATTAGCCGTGTCAGAGTATCATTCCCACAGCGAGAAGTAGAATGTCAGATCCTCCCCCGGTCCCTGACGGAGCAGATGACACAACCATCCATGCTAGATTGAACCCAGCAGGATCTTCAGCTGTGACTCATCTGCTGCTCACATTCATTCAGTGTGCACATGCCGAACGTTCACACGACCTCTACCTGTCTGCGGGCTGCACCTGAGAGGCAGCTCTTCTTTTACTTTATGTGACTCGACAGCGACTGTTTGTTTAACACTGCTGAATCACATTTGGCTTCGTTCATTCTTCTGTGTTCCTAGTGGGGTAAAAACCTTTCAAATGTCAGCTCTCCAggaacagagaggagcagatTAGTATGTTTTTCAGCTCATGACACAGGTGTTGATATAGTTCAAATTACACCTGTCACTGTGAAGAAGCTATTTGAGACGTGTTTGTACCTGACTCAGTCTTTTCACAACCTTGACAAATTATACATGGTCTGATTTATTCAATAATATGTGGGACAAACAGGCGTCCATCACTCACTAAAACAGATTCACACTGTATGAGGTAAAACTCTCTGTTGTCACATGTGATGCTGAAGCTTTAAGGATGCTCTTAAACAGGGAACACATTTGAACTACTCAAGCTTCACATGTTAAACCGTAACtggattttaaaaagtgtctTCTACGCTAGAAACAAAGTCCTTTCTTTATGCTGACTGTTGCTTTTTGTCACTCATCCTACCAAAACTCCAGATGGCGAAGGCAGACCAACGTTTCGGCCAGCGGGACGGCTCCGACCAGAACTTTGACTACATGTTCAAACTGCTGATCATCGGGAACAGCAGCGTTGGAAAGACGTCCTTCCTGTTCCGCTACGCAGACGACTCCTTCAGTAACTCCTTCGTCAGCACCGTGGGCATCGACTTCAAGGTTAAGACGGTGTATCGCAACGACAAGAGGATCAAGTTGCAGATCTGGGTGAGAATGGATGGACTCCGAGTTCCCAAACTCTTTATAGAATAAACAGCTGGAATAGTGAAAGAGCTTTTAGCTTAATGGACAAAACGGAACTGTAGGAGTTTGTATGAATTCTATGAAACATGACAAGATTAATAATGTAGTACGACATGTATAAtatgctgctactgctactataTGGTGGTACACAGCACATGGTAACGTACTGTAATATGACATAACACAAGCAATGCAGTATTATACATAagatatatacaaatatacagtattctagtattatagtacagtataatTCAAATACTATACtggaatataaaataaaacatgttagagcaatgtatgtatgtatactaGTATAATAGTactagtatatatatatatatatatactacttTAATAGTATACTATGATAAAATGTGACAGAACATACAGAAccatcatttactgtacagcatGGTGACATGATGTTCTCTCCATCACTCACAAGCTGctgggaggaagagaaaagacagactACAGCTACAGCTTGTATCATCAATGGTGAtgttgttgccatggcagcagcttttcacactaacacacacacacacacaaacaaacagcgcTGCGTTCGGTGGCAATTAAAGAGACCTCTTGGGGCGAAGACGTCGAGACCTGGCAGAGGCCAGAGAGTCCTGGGGGGTGAGGCAGTGTGGGAGGGGGCGGCCCTGACATAAGTAGGGCTAATCAGAGCAGATTGATTCAATCTGAAAGCACAGTGATGAGTAAAAATAGACACAAAGAACAGACAAcataaacaataacacaaatgcAGGAGATCATCAGAGCATCATGGGAGTTGTAGTCATGTAATGTTAAAATCCACAAACAAGCGATTTGATGGTGTTTACAGGTTAATGATCTGATATTATCATATAACACGGACAGAAAATCAAAATCAGTTGGAGATCATCTTTGTTTCATGTCTCGTGTACGACTCGTATTGTTTTGGTCTGTTGTGGACTGGACCCCCTGAATCTGGCTGAAACAGAACAGTGGAGGCTGATCAGCACATTATTCCACATGGTGTTCATGAACATAAAGTTCAGCTGTCCATCTATATTTGGCAGTGTTGTTGCTTTGCAGTGATGTCCcctttttaaaatcaaagaCGCTGGCGACAGGTCACTACATGCAGTTCTGCTTATCCCCCCCCATCCCATGattactgtagctgctgtggctccctctctctctctctttctctcacacacacacacacacacacacacacacacacacacacacacacacatagatacagtatgtgcatatTTATTATCATGCTCTACATCAAATCCCAGTTAATTAAGTGCACAGAAGCTCTCGCTGTAGAAAAACAGTCATTGGTGAATGAGtgcagagaaacacaacagagcTAAATTTAGAGGACTGTCTGCACCAGCTGTAGTGAAGATGAAATAGTGGAGGACGGCGTCACGGGCGTGAAAGTCACATTGAGGCTCAGCTGGTTGGCTGCAGTCGAGCTGCGATCTGCACTGGCGGCTGTGGATCGATCGGTGTGTTAGATAAGAGtcagagaggagatgaaaacaTGTGCGACTGTTTTTGTTCCCCGTGAGATTAAagagtgagacacacacactctgacagcagcagcagccttgaTCACTGATTAGCTGCACAAATCCAAAGCCGTGTGTTGGTTACTGctgaatgtctgtgtgaaatATTACACACGAGCCAGAAACCACTTGTGGAGCTGACAGCATGTTGGGTCAGAGTCTGCTTGAACTTGTGCTGCTCTCTCCGCTGCATATAATGGTCTGAATGCACATATTgtcaaatctgtgtttttgtgtgaaggTCCATTCATTGTAAAGTAAGTTAGTGACATGTGGTGTTTGAATATCAATTTCCAGCAGGTagagtttcattcattttgctGAGTACCTGAACTTTCTACACATGGCACCACCACTATCACACAAAGACTGGATGTTCATCACTTTTGAAAACACAGGTTTGTTGTTGCACCGCTGATGTTGAGGCTTAAAGAATCCGCCTGTAGAGGACGCTCTTCCAGTTGTGACTTCGTGAAGTGAAGTTCTGAGTAGAATTACTGaagctgatgtgtttttctccaggACACAGCGGGTCAGGAGCGCTACCGCACCATCACTACAGCCTACTACCGCGGTGCCATGGGCTTCATCCTCATGTACGACATCACCAATGAGGAGTCCTTCAACGCCGTCCAGGACTGGTGTGTGATCGACTGATGAACAAGAGATTGAGATGAACGTGAGATGCAGCTGATGACGTCTCTGTGTTTCGTGTTTTCAGGGCCACTCAGATTAAGACATACTCGTGGGATAATGCCCAGGTGATCATGGTGGGCAACAAGTGTGACATGGACGAGGAGAGAGTCGTACCACCAGAGAAGGGAAAACACCTCGCAGACCAGTTAGGTGAGTTTAACTCAGGTTTCACAACGTAAATCCTCCAGAAAATATTCTTTATCTCAGGTTTCAGATGGTAACAGAACTCCTAACATGACTACTGAGTAGAAAGCGGGGGGGGGGCTCGTCTTACCTGATGCAGCCAAAGAAGCCACATTGGTGTAAATCTGGATCAGGTTGCACCAACATTAAGCATCACGATGTGCATAGAACTCATTTAAGGGCCCATTTCAGAATAATGATAGTTTATATTATAGGAAAATGATTTCTGGATTAATAAATGAACAATGCAGCAGgtaattttattactttatgtaTTGCTACTACTTAAAATAGTTGAGGGTACTTTATGCAGAATTAAATACACAAAGTATTTAAATCTATTATAATACATCAGAATTTATTAtctattatattttgtaataataatcTGAATCTGCAGAACAACCACAGCTGTAGTAAAGAAAATATggggaaataaaaagaacaaaatgactCATAGTACCTCAGAACCTTACTCCTAACTCAGCTACAGTACTAAATGTCTCATTATCAGAGATAATTTACATTCAGCAGACACTTTTATACAAATCAGATATTTATTGTGAGAAAAAACACGTGCACTTGTGTTGACCTCAACTCCAGGGAAAAGGAATTTACCCCCGGGGGTGTGTACGGAGGAATACTGAAGTACTACAAGTGTGTTGCCTATTTTCCAAAGCCAACAAGATGTTTTTAGCCATGCACAGTACTGGTACTACAACTCTGCTGCTTGGAGCTGTTTGTTCACTGATGCAAGACCTGAAATAATGTACACGCTGCAGGCACCAGTGGAATAAGTTGTGTGGTAATAATCTTCGTACAGTTTAAAGTTAGAGAGCACATCACATCAGCAAAAAGATTGTATAAGAGACTCTGCTCATGCAAAACGATATAAACAAAACCGTGTTGTATGAGCAGCTACAGACGGAGCTGAACGTAAGGAACAGGGAAAAACGGGAGTGAGTGAAGTTGTGTCCGACTGGACCTGTGTCATATCATATACAAATATTTGGACTTGGATCTTCCAGATGAAAAAGACTCACTGGGCTTAAGCTGTTTGTGAAGTGGGAAGAAGAATACAGCAAACACACCTTTATATGCAAAGTATACTAAGTAAATAGGTTAAATCATAAAGCAGCAAGTTTTTCAAGACCTAAAAATAGAGCTTTGAAGGTTTGAAACTTCTGTCGCCTTTAAACAAAGCAACACGTGACTCATTGTTGAAAATAGATCTATGAGTCACAGGTgattaaaaaagacatttttctcaaacacaaactaaaaaaaagctCAAGAAGTTCCACTGTGCTTGttaaaaaatactgtgtacAGTAATAAAAACCTGACTACATCCAGTTTGTCTCACAGGGTGCTGACGTCCTTCACTTTGGTGGAACTGTGCTTTAAACTGAGCAATGAAATCATTTACTTCTGTGTGGAGTTTAGAGTCCAGTCTTCGTTAAGACGGCCTGAAAGCTCCTTCTTACTGTCCCGTTTCCTCCTGCAGGGTTCGAATACTACGAGGCGAGCGCCAAGGAGAACATCAATGTGCGGCAGGTCTTCGAGCGCCTGGTCGACATCATCTGTGTGAAGATGTCTGAGCGCGTGGACGTCGAGGCGCCCGCGGCTCCAGGCTCCAAGACCACCAGATTGACCGACAAGCCCGCCCAGCTACCTCAGAAGTGCTGTTGATCGTCCACCGCGCGTCATCCCTCTGCTATCGCCCCGCCCCCCCCCCAGGTTCCcgagaaaaagataaaaacagattaacTGTTGTAACATTCCTCAGCACACTTTCTGCTTCAGTCCATGTTTGTGAGCAGTCAATAATCCCTATGCCTACTAACATTTATATAACCAGTCTCATCCCCGTCCCTCCCCAGGTACCGAGGTTGGCCCTTATATAGACCGATAAGCAGCAGTGCACCCCAATCCAAACTAACCTGAAtttgatgtgtttaaaaaagtgacaaaacCCCTGTTGAGGATCTGGTTTAAATTCTAGCAGCTGTGAGCTCGTTGATTTGTTCACAGCTTCTTTAgatgatttcatgttttaaatactTTAGCTGAGTTTTTCCATCACGTAGTAAtgaatgggaaaaaaaaaggttttgtgaAGCCACCAATATATCAAAGCAGGTGCCTAAAATGTGTGGTCGAACAGCCGAAGTCTGTTGATGAAGGTAAATAAATGGAGAGATTTAGTAGTTAGAGTACTACATGTATTGAAGAAGCAGtattttaacacagtaaactgctcagattacattttacaatagcTGTTGTAAACAGTTTAAAGCTAACAGTTCACCTCCCGATGTGATGTTCACTGAAGAATTGGAGTTTATCTCTCATAAGACTGACTAGAACAGGACGAGGGTTCAGGTCATGGTTACTCTTTCCCTTCGTTCCTTCTCTACCGCTTGACATGAACGTGGCAAAAAACGAGTCACTACAGCTACTTTGTTTCGTGATTATCGGTGCTGTTGTCATCTCTTTATATTGTTGTTACCAACAATATAAaaccttttctttcatttttacatttcagggACTCCCTAACAAAAATTTGCCACATTTGATCCAAGTGTGACCTTAAATGAAAGAGCTGTTAAAACCTCTAAGTAAAGACGCCGTCCCAACAAGCTGGTTTACAGCCCTGTACATGGAACAGGTTAAATAGCTCATCCTACGGAAATGAACATAAAAGAAAGCGACCGCGGGACTGAGTCAACACTGAAGTGCAGCACACATCTGTAAAGTAGAATTATTTAACATCAACTGACAGCGACAGCACAACAAGGGAAGCCAGAAAGAAAATGTGGTGAAGTTCTGACCACATTTCTGAAGAGCTGATGATTCATGACGGTAGATTATAGGACAGTGGGTCTTCTGGTTACGCACTGTTTCAAACACACCAAATTCAAATTTTGCTGGAGTGCACTGTCGGAAGAAGCAGAAGACGGGTCCACAGGAAAGCAAAGCACTGCCTCTCCTCCAAGTGTAGCACAAGAGAAACTCACGCCATCACAGCTGCTCGTGTCCACAAGTTTACAGGTTTCAGTCGTTCAGTGAGTCATCTGCTGAAAAATCAAGTAGGCTGCTTCAGAGATAGCTCGTAATAGTTAGGTCCACTTTAAGAAAATATACCTACAGGCCATTAACTGTTACCGGCCTTACTTAGTGCTGTTTCTGGCTTGAAAGATGCTTTAGGGC
This genomic window from Anabas testudineus chromosome 4, fAnaTes1.2, whole genome shotgun sequence contains:
- the rab3b gene encoding ras-related protein Rab-3B, whose translation is MAKADQRFGQRDGSDQNFDYMFKLLIIGNSSVGKTSFLFRYADDSFSNSFVSTVGIDFKVKTVYRNDKRIKLQIWDTAGQERYRTITTAYYRGAMGFILMYDITNEESFNAVQDWATQIKTYSWDNAQVIMVGNKCDMDEERVVPPEKGKHLADQLGFEYYEASAKENINVRQVFERLVDIICVKMSERVDVEAPAAPGSKTTRLTDKPAQLPQKCC